One Parageobacillus sp. KH3-4 genomic region harbors:
- a CDS encoding DUF2515 domain-containing protein: MERNRFLSRIIHPVQSLYRHFLYRHRIQIASPSLLHQLSEQWERPPHPRITEEEDKLVSEIWKKTARYNRNNITRTAAYWAFFERHPEVHWALLAHIVSRNGGWNMTDLRGSVIPRLLPSASIHPLFLFLERANALIFHDAYPQLLLYEQSKQMKKPLFHLLPCFFVSSFMKPFWEYFFETKNSPVITVALIINEQQYIQKRVIENKFFQAHVLETMPFIAEQWLGFNDVLIPYKADRHIRLAGTTVRDFADVHHRIHIGKTLYSILFFQKQLAKRACQFASQTAHTGSRADFWPQLFSPEKTDPFRIYSPHLEAVWPNIPHPFSDRRDWFTDKTIIKMMETIPVIKEKDMTTNYMHNIQTLRVAASAIP; the protein is encoded by the coding sequence ATAGAACGAAATCGTTTTTTATCCCGAATCATTCATCCTGTGCAGTCACTGTACCGTCATTTTTTATATCGGCACCGCATTCAGATTGCTTCCCCATCGTTGTTGCATCAACTTTCGGAACAATGGGAACGTCCGCCGCACCCCCGCATTACCGAAGAAGAAGATAAGCTTGTTTCTGAAATCTGGAAAAAAACAGCGAGGTATAACCGCAACAACATTACGCGGACAGCGGCCTATTGGGCGTTTTTCGAGCGCCACCCCGAAGTCCATTGGGCGCTTTTGGCGCATATCGTTTCCCGAAACGGCGGATGGAATATGACCGATTTGCGGGGAAGCGTCATTCCTCGTCTTCTCCCCTCCGCATCGATTCACCCGCTGTTTTTATTTTTGGAGAGGGCAAACGCGCTGATTTTTCATGACGCTTACCCTCAGCTGTTGCTATATGAACAAAGCAAACAAATGAAAAAACCATTATTTCATTTGCTGCCTTGTTTTTTTGTTTCTTCCTTTATGAAACCATTTTGGGAATATTTTTTTGAAACCAAAAATTCGCCAGTAATCACCGTGGCGTTGATCATTAACGAACAGCAGTACATTCAAAAAAGAGTGATCGAAAACAAATTTTTTCAAGCGCACGTGCTCGAGACAATGCCGTTTATTGCCGAGCAATGGCTCGGTTTTAACGACGTGCTCATTCCGTACAAGGCTGATCGCCATATCCGCCTTGCCGGCACAACTGTCCGCGATTTTGCCGATGTCCATCACCGCATTCATATCGGTAAAACGCTTTACAGCATATTGTTTTTCCAAAAACAGCTAGCAAAGCGCGCCTGCCAATTTGCGTCGCAAACGGCGCATACCGGTTCACGCGCCGATTTTTGGCCGCAGCTATTTTCTCCCGAAAAAACCGATCCTTTTCGCATTTACAGCCCACATTTGGAAGCGGTGTGGCCGAACATCCCCCATCCGTTTTCCGACCGCCGTGACTGGTTTACCGATAAAACAATTATCAAAATGATGGAAACAATCCCTGTGATAAAAGAAAAAGATATGACGACAAACTATATGCATAACATTCAAACCTTAAGAGTTGCCGCCTCCGCGATTCCATAA
- a CDS encoding YozD family protein, producing the protein MKEIEVVIDTEEIAEFFYRELIRRGFVPTQTELEELADITFDYLLEKCIIDEELDIGDSDE; encoded by the coding sequence GTGAAAGAAATTGAAGTCGTCATTGATACGGAAGAAATTGCCGAATTTTTTTATCGCGAATTGATCCGCCGTGGTTTTGTGCCGACACAGACAGAATTAGAAGAACTAGCGGATATTACGTTTGATTATTTATTGGAAAAATGCATCATTGATGAGGAGCTTGACATCGGAGACAGCGACGAGTGA
- a CDS encoding M15 family metallopeptidase: MKQLFRWMAVALLFLFSGCSQLNHFSSEKAADKIDERAAIDKNEKKKQAADPELLLEPEYWNVVKVQNGIKVIMNPSNVLALVNKEQSLPATYKPDDLVVPRVPFSFAETNVDKRYMRAEAAKALEALFAAARKDGIRLAAVSGYRSYERQKIIFTEEVKEKGKEKAIHAVALPGQSEHQTGLAMDITSPAVGYQLTTAFGETKEGKWVALHAHEYGFIIRYPKGKEAITGYQYEPWHLRYVGKKAAKVMFERNITLEEYFRIVKKT; this comes from the coding sequence ATGAAACAGCTATTTCGATGGATGGCGGTTGCATTGCTTTTTTTATTTAGCGGATGCAGCCAACTAAACCATTTTTCGAGTGAAAAAGCAGCGGACAAAATAGATGAGCGTGCGGCAATCGATAAGAACGAGAAGAAGAAACAAGCTGCGGACCCGGAGCTATTGCTCGAACCGGAATATTGGAATGTTGTCAAAGTGCAAAATGGTATAAAGGTCATTATGAATCCAAGCAATGTATTGGCGCTTGTGAACAAAGAACAATCGTTGCCGGCTACGTATAAGCCGGATGATTTAGTGGTTCCACGCGTTCCGTTCTCGTTTGCCGAAACGAACGTGGATAAACGGTATATGCGCGCCGAAGCGGCAAAAGCGCTTGAAGCGTTATTCGCCGCTGCCCGTAAAGACGGCATCCGGCTTGCAGCCGTATCCGGCTATCGTTCCTATGAGCGTCAAAAAATAATATTTACGGAAGAAGTAAAAGAAAAAGGAAAAGAAAAGGCGATTCATGCGGTCGCGCTGCCAGGGCAAAGCGAACATCAAACGGGATTGGCGATGGATATCACAAGCCCGGCGGTTGGATATCAATTGACGACCGCTTTTGGAGAAACGAAAGAAGGAAAATGGGTTGCCCTCCATGCTCATGAGTACGGGTTTATTATTCGCTATCCGAAAGGAAAAGAAGCGATCACCGGATACCAATATGAACCGTGGCATCTTCGCTATGTCGGGAAAAAAGCAGCGAAGGTGATGTTCGAGAGAAACATAACGCTGGAAGAATATTTTCGCATTGTGAAAAAGACATAA
- a CDS encoding YodL domain-containing protein, producing the protein MVRLLMKKMLHVKREYDITIFQTPSFGQTKGYRQVYRLTISAANHHQALSHIYRMFNVPDLLPKDYQARFMSTGDIVFIDEGLNGQAYYKLCPEGWQKISRIHIR; encoded by the coding sequence ATGGTACGCCTATTGATGAAAAAAATGCTTCATGTAAAGCGAGAGTATGATATCACCATATTTCAAACACCGAGTTTTGGGCAAACGAAAGGATATAGGCAAGTATACAGGCTGACAATCAGCGCGGCCAATCACCATCAAGCATTATCGCATATTTATCGTATGTTTAACGTACCCGATTTATTGCCAAAAGACTACCAAGCCCGTTTTATGAGTACGGGAGATATTGTTTTCATTGACGAAGGACTAAATGGGCAAGCGTATTACAAATTATGTCCGGAAGGATGGCAAAAAATTAGCCGCATTCACATTCGTTAG
- a CDS encoding YozE family protein, whose product MARSFYHYLLKFRDGTKEDPFVRFANGAYFDHSFPKMSTDYDEISRYLELNGDYLDSMTIFDELWEQFLREA is encoded by the coding sequence ATGGCGCGTTCGTTTTATCATTATTTATTAAAATTTCGTGACGGAACAAAAGAAGACCCGTTTGTCCGGTTTGCGAATGGAGCATATTTTGATCACAGTTTTCCAAAAATGTCAACCGATTATGATGAAATTAGTCGGTACTTAGAGTTAAACGGCGATTACTTAGATAGCATGACGATATTTGATGAGCTATGGGAACAGTTTTTACGGGAGGCGTAA
- the bioB gene encoding biotin synthase BioB: MPNWLALADRVIAGHELTDEEALAVLDCPDEELLLLMQGAYNIRRTYYGNKVKLNMIINAKSGLCPENCGYCAQSAVSTAPIKTYKLVDKETLIRGAEEAYRLRIGTYCIVASGRGPSEKEIDTVVSAVKEIKERFGLKICACLGILKPEQAARLKEAGVDRYNHNINTSKEHHPNITTSHTYDDRVRTVETVKQAGISPCSGVIIGMKETKQDVINMARSLRMLDADSIPVNFLHAVDGTPLAGTNELDPRYCLKVLALFRYINPTKEIRIAGGREVNLRSLQPLGLYAANSIFVGDYLTTAGQEKSEDYRMLEDLGFEIDFAEEQQTVC, translated from the coding sequence ATGCCAAATTGGCTAGCATTGGCTGATCGCGTCATTGCAGGGCATGAATTGACCGATGAGGAAGCGCTGGCGGTGTTAGACTGCCCTGATGAGGAGCTGCTTTTGCTGATGCAAGGCGCATACAACATTCGCCGCACGTATTACGGCAATAAAGTAAAGCTTAATATGATTATTAACGCGAAATCGGGGCTTTGTCCGGAAAATTGCGGATATTGCGCGCAGTCCGCCGTTTCGACGGCGCCGATCAAAACGTATAAACTAGTTGATAAAGAAACGCTCATCCGCGGAGCGGAAGAAGCGTACCGCCTGCGCATTGGGACATACTGCATTGTCGCGAGCGGCCGCGGTCCGAGCGAAAAAGAAATCGATACGGTCGTTTCCGCTGTCAAAGAAATTAAGGAACGCTTCGGTTTGAAAATTTGCGCATGCCTTGGCATCTTAAAGCCGGAACAAGCGGCGCGCCTGAAAGAAGCGGGAGTCGACCGCTACAACCACAATATTAACACATCGAAAGAACATCATCCGAACATCACGACTTCCCATACATACGATGACCGCGTAAGAACGGTGGAAACGGTGAAACAAGCTGGCATTTCTCCTTGTTCGGGCGTCATTATCGGCATGAAGGAAACAAAACAAGATGTCATCAACATGGCGCGGAGCTTGCGCATGCTTGATGCGGATTCGATTCCTGTTAACTTTTTGCACGCGGTGGATGGCACGCCGCTGGCGGGAACGAATGAATTGGATCCGCGCTATTGTTTAAAAGTATTGGCCTTGTTCCGCTACATTAACCCAACGAAAGAAATCCGCATTGCCGGCGGGCGCGAAGTCAACTTGCGCTCGCTGCAGCCGCTCGGCTTATATGCGGCAAACTCCATTTTTGTCGGCGATTATTTAACAACAGCCGGCCAGGAAAAATCAGAAGATTATCGGATGTTGGAGGATCTTGGCTTTGAAATTGATTTTGCCGAGGAACAACAAACGGTTTGTTAA
- a CDS encoding NAD(P)/FAD-dependent oxidoreductase — MYECIIIGGGIAGLQAAIQLGRYHHRILVIDANNGRSTLCRAYHNLLGWPDGVSGETLRALGRKQAERLGVHFADDEVVAAEKKDKRFVLFGKSGKTYESKRLLLATGVKDRIPPIPNLIPCLGTSVYVCPDCDGYEVTNKKVIVLGAGVAGASMAMALLYWTKDIIYVNHDGEELSGKWRKQLSEQSIRYIREPIESVLVEEGPMFCGIRLQNGTEIFGERGFIAFGHNKVNTELAKLLGVERLENKHIPTNPRTKETNVPNIWAAGDIGVHSEQVTIAMGEGAQAAIWIHKSIVNEQGD, encoded by the coding sequence ATGTATGAATGCATCATTATCGGAGGCGGAATCGCCGGATTGCAGGCGGCAATTCAGCTCGGCCGCTACCATCATCGCATTCTTGTGATCGATGCGAATAACGGCCGTTCCACGCTTTGTCGCGCGTATCATAATTTGCTCGGCTGGCCTGACGGCGTGAGCGGAGAAACGCTGCGTGCGCTCGGCAGAAAACAAGCGGAACGATTGGGAGTGCATTTTGCCGATGATGAGGTAGTGGCTGCGGAGAAAAAAGACAAGCGATTTGTTTTGTTTGGAAAAAGCGGGAAAACGTATGAAAGCAAACGGCTGCTATTGGCGACGGGCGTGAAAGACCGGATTCCCCCCATTCCCAATCTTATTCCATGTTTAGGAACGAGCGTTTACGTTTGCCCGGACTGCGATGGATATGAAGTAACAAACAAAAAAGTGATCGTGCTCGGAGCGGGAGTCGCTGGGGCGAGCATGGCAATGGCGCTTTTGTATTGGACAAAGGACATTATTTATGTTAATCATGATGGTGAAGAGCTATCGGGGAAATGGCGGAAGCAGCTGTCCGAACAAAGCATCCGTTACATTCGCGAACCGATTGAATCCGTGCTAGTAGAGGAAGGGCCGATGTTTTGCGGCATCCGTTTGCAAAACGGTACGGAAATTTTCGGTGAGCGCGGATTTATCGCATTTGGCCATAACAAAGTGAATACAGAGCTTGCCAAACTGCTTGGCGTGGAGCGGTTAGAAAATAAGCATATTCCCACTAACCCGCGGACGAAAGAAACAAACGTCCCGAATATTTGGGCGGCAGGAGACATCGGCGTTCATTCGGAGCAAGTCACGATCGCCATGGGGGAAGGGGCGCAGGCGGCGATTTGGATTCATAAAAGCATTGTGAATGAACAAGGCGATTAA
- a CDS encoding YjcZ family sporulation protein, protein MGAAYGGGFALIVVLFILLIIVGCACIGGWWY, encoded by the coding sequence ATGGGTGCAGCTTACGGTGGTGGATTTGCGCTAATCGTCGTTTTGTTCATTTTGTTGATTATTGTTGGATGCGCATGTATTGGTGGTTGGTGGTACTAA
- a CDS encoding magnesium transporter CorA family protein, whose protein sequence is MLYNDMIANVNNRYAPAGKDACWLHFTKASKTDLERLLQTISVHPLAKQRLLYGTDIPMVDEYERCLFISLFIIRPRLQIMKIQMIVTEQYMISYAEENDPLIEQVKEKLLHHREHASHPGYVLYYFLDVSTRRFLQVIDDIADRIQSLEKQVFKTPFANEIGRNIYRWKVWIHELRQITEAQEEMMKLLQHTKFPYIHAETNPYMQDVAGRFSRITAALDKFKETLSGIFDLQLSLKSDHMNVIMKTLTLVSVIFMPMTFIAGVYGMNFEAMPELKWKYGYVYALLLMAALGISIALYFKKKGWWGETDTKEK, encoded by the coding sequence ATGCTATATAATGACATGATTGCTAACGTCAATAACCGTTATGCACCGGCTGGAAAAGACGCGTGTTGGCTGCATTTTACGAAAGCCTCCAAAACAGACTTGGAGCGGTTATTGCAGACCATTTCCGTCCATCCGCTAGCAAAGCAGCGGTTGTTATACGGAACGGACATACCAATGGTGGACGAGTATGAACGATGTTTATTTATTTCGCTTTTTATCATTCGCCCTCGGCTGCAGATAATGAAAATACAAATGATTGTCACAGAGCAGTATATGATTAGCTATGCAGAAGAAAATGACCCATTGATTGAGCAAGTAAAAGAAAAACTGCTTCATCATCGCGAACATGCGTCACATCCCGGATATGTGTTGTATTATTTTTTAGATGTATCCACACGTCGTTTTTTACAAGTGATTGATGACATTGCCGACCGTATTCAATCGTTGGAAAAACAAGTGTTTAAAACGCCGTTTGCCAATGAAATTGGTCGTAATATTTATCGCTGGAAAGTCTGGATTCATGAGCTTCGGCAGATTACGGAAGCACAGGAGGAAATGATGAAACTGCTTCAGCATACAAAGTTTCCATATATTCATGCAGAGACAAATCCTTATATGCAAGATGTCGCCGGCCGTTTTTCCCGCATTACCGCCGCGTTGGACAAGTTCAAAGAAACGCTGTCTGGCATTTTTGATTTACAGTTGTCATTAAAATCCGATCACATGAATGTCATTATGAAAACATTGACATTAGTGAGCGTGATTTTTATGCCGATGACGTTTATCGCTGGCGTATACGGCATGAATTTTGAAGCAATGCCGGAGCTGAAATGGAAGTATGGTTATGTTTATGCCCTTTTGTTAATGGCCGCACTCGGTATTTCCATTGCACTATATTTTAAGAAAAAAGGCTGGTGGGGAGAAACGGATACGAAAGAAAAGTGA
- a CDS encoding cation diffusion facilitator family transporter — MVKYVEKKWKAELGAWISIVSYIVLAISKLIVGSIAHSDGVKADGWNNFSDIIASVAILIGIKIAKKPRDHNHPYGHSRAENISSLVAAFMMMSIGIDVIIEGISSIFHPGTESAPEPLAAFVAIASALAMLAVYSFNTRLAKRTNSQALAAAAKDHLSDALVSVGTVVGIAGAQVHLLWLDPLVAVLIGGMICKTAWGVFMETSHALTDGFDERILTTYKHEIATVDGVKNVADIKARMLGNYVVLEVTIHVDPHLTVVKSHEIADEVERLMKKHHNIEATHVHIEPEKIP; from the coding sequence TTGGTGAAGTATGTGGAAAAGAAATGGAAAGCAGAATTAGGGGCTTGGATCAGTATCGTTAGCTATATCGTATTAGCGATAAGCAAACTGATCGTCGGCTCCATTGCTCATTCGGACGGCGTCAAGGCAGACGGATGGAATAATTTTAGCGATATTATTGCTTCTGTTGCGATTCTAATCGGAATTAAAATTGCGAAAAAACCGCGTGACCATAATCATCCGTATGGCCATTCGCGGGCGGAAAATATTTCGTCGTTAGTTGCGGCATTCATGATGATGTCGATCGGCATAGATGTGATCATTGAAGGAATTTCTTCCATTTTTCATCCCGGAACCGAAAGCGCTCCTGAACCTCTTGCCGCGTTTGTCGCTATTGCATCCGCTCTTGCCATGTTAGCCGTATATTCTTTTAATACGCGGTTAGCGAAGCGGACGAATAGCCAAGCGCTTGCCGCGGCCGCAAAAGACCATTTGTCCGATGCCCTTGTTAGTGTTGGGACGGTCGTCGGGATTGCTGGAGCGCAAGTTCATCTATTGTGGCTCGATCCGCTTGTTGCTGTGCTAATTGGAGGAATGATTTGTAAAACTGCATGGGGAGTGTTTATGGAAACGTCCCATGCGTTAACCGATGGGTTTGACGAACGTATATTGACGACATACAAACACGAAATCGCAACCGTTGACGGGGTAAAAAATGTTGCCGATATAAAGGCAAGAATGTTGGGAAATTATGTCGTCCTTGAGGTAACGATACATGTCGATCCGCATTTAACGGTTGTTAAAAGTCACGAAATTGCCGATGAAGTCGAGCGCTTAATGAAAAAGCATCATAATATTGAAGCGACGCACGTTCATATTGAGCCGGAAAAAATTCCTTAA
- a CDS encoding YjcZ family sporulation protein: MPYGYYGWGGYGWGGYGWGGGYGYGHGFVLIVVLFILLIIVGATWC; encoded by the coding sequence ATGCCATATGGTTACTACGGCTGGGGCGGCTATGGCTGGGGTGGCTACGGCTGGGGCGGTGGCTACGGTTATGGCCATGGTTTTGTGCTTATCGTCGTCTTGTTCATCTTGCTCATTATTGTCGGAGCAACATGGTGCTAA
- the deoD gene encoding purine-nucleoside phosphorylase, with protein sequence MSIHIEAKQQEIAEKILLPGDPLRAQYIAETFLEGATCYNRVRGMLGFTGTYKGHRISVQGTGMGVPSISIYVNELIQSYHVQTLIRVGTCGAIQKDVNVRDVILAMSASTDSNMNRLTFRGRDYAPTADFDLLRTAYEVGGEKGLQLKVGSVFTADMFYNDEPDWEMWARYGVLAVEMETAALYTLAAKFGRKALSVLTVSDHILTGEETTAQERQTTFNDMIEVALETAIRVE encoded by the coding sequence TTGAGCATCCATATCGAGGCGAAGCAACAAGAAATTGCCGAGAAAATTTTGTTGCCGGGTGATCCGCTCCGCGCCCAATATATCGCGGAAACGTTTTTAGAAGGAGCGACATGCTACAATCGCGTGCGCGGCATGCTTGGTTTTACTGGTACATACAAAGGGCACCGCATTTCCGTGCAAGGGACGGGAATGGGAGTTCCATCAATTTCAATTTATGTCAACGAATTAATACAAAGCTATCATGTACAGACACTCATTCGCGTTGGAACGTGCGGAGCGATCCAAAAAGATGTAAATGTTCGTGACGTTATTTTGGCGATGAGCGCATCTACGGATTCGAACATGAACCGTTTAACTTTCCGTGGACGGGATTATGCGCCGACAGCAGATTTTGATTTGCTGCGGACCGCTTATGAAGTCGGCGGCGAAAAAGGGCTTCAGCTAAAGGTCGGAAGCGTCTTTACAGCTGATATGTTTTATAATGACGAACCGGACTGGGAGATGTGGGCCCGCTACGGTGTTTTAGCCGTCGAGATGGAAACGGCGGCATTATATACGCTGGCGGCAAAATTCGGTCGAAAAGCGCTTTCGGTGCTGACGGTAAGCGACCATATTTTAACAGGAGAAGAAACAACGGCACAAGAACGGCAAACAACGTTTAACGATATGATTGAAGTGGCGCTGGAAACGGCGATTCGCGTAGAATAA
- a CDS encoding serine/threonine-protein kinase — protein sequence MRLPYFFSSFARLFERRYRKGHLLRQRYRIIEELGMGSYGIAYMASDLQTGRSVVVKQGRTKRNISDALFQREAAILRRLQHPQIPKLYDTFVEEGIPHLVMEHIEGDTVETLIFEKGHTYTEHQSFCLLRDVLEVVAYIHAKGVVHRDLRIPNILLCDGAVFIIDFGLARFFGEPIPHLETYVLEKRLRRETSAKSDFYALGHFTLFLLYSSYEPVAEEEKSWEEELSLSAEARRILRKMLQIDRPYDNIAALINDVDQLIGREITGKQLIHSTK from the coding sequence ATGCGACTACCTTATTTTTTCTCTTCGTTCGCCCGTTTATTCGAACGTCGGTATCGAAAAGGCCATCTTCTTCGGCAGCGCTATCGAATTATTGAGGAGCTAGGCATGGGAAGTTATGGCATTGCTTATATGGCAAGCGATTTACAGACGGGAAGGAGTGTCGTGGTAAAACAGGGGCGGACGAAGCGGAACATAAGCGACGCGTTGTTTCAGCGGGAAGCGGCCATTCTTCGCCGCCTTCAGCACCCGCAAATCCCGAAATTGTATGATACGTTTGTGGAAGAAGGGATTCCACATCTTGTGATGGAGCATATAGAAGGAGATACAGTAGAGACGTTGATTTTTGAAAAAGGACATACGTATACGGAGCATCAATCTTTTTGTCTGCTCCGCGATGTGCTCGAAGTGGTCGCTTATATTCACGCCAAGGGCGTCGTGCACCGCGACTTGCGCATTCCGAACATTTTGCTTTGCGATGGCGCGGTGTTTATCATTGACTTTGGTTTGGCGCGTTTTTTTGGAGAACCAATCCCTCATCTGGAAACATATGTTCTTGAAAAGCGGCTCCGGAGGGAAACGAGCGCCAAAAGCGATTTTTATGCATTAGGGCATTTCACTTTATTTTTGTTGTATTCTTCTTATGAACCGGTGGCGGAGGAAGAAAAAAGCTGGGAAGAAGAATTATCGCTTTCCGCCGAGGCTCGGCGCATATTGCGAAAAATGCTGCAAATAGACCGGCCTTATGACAATATTGCCGCTTTGATCAACGATGTTGATCAGTTGATCGGACGCGAAATTACTGGCAAGCAACTAATCCATTCGACAAAATAA
- the rarD gene encoding EamA family transporter RarD, protein MNRISEEKIGILYTAFSYLLWGILPLYWKMLESRPAMEILAHRIIWSFFFMVALLVVTRQITLWRKLVSMMIKQPKLAWGISAAAVLISVNWFVYIWAVNHGHVVETSLGYYINPLVSVVLGMVVLKERLNVWQWISFFLATIGVCIMTFQYGALPWIALSLAFSFGVYGLVKKLASVDSAVGLTLETMVITPISFIYLFVLYHHHASLLSTITIWQALLLIGAGPATAVPLLYFAKGAKRISLTMLGFLQYIAPTLTLLFGIFLFHEAFTKAHVYAFSCIWAALVIFSFSKTKWMQGWHDKFVKRNSFGM, encoded by the coding sequence GTGAATCGAATCAGTGAAGAGAAAATCGGAATATTATACACGGCATTTTCTTATTTGCTGTGGGGGATTTTACCGCTCTATTGGAAGATGCTAGAATCCCGACCTGCGATGGAAATTTTAGCCCATCGGATCATATGGTCGTTTTTCTTTATGGTCGCGCTGCTTGTTGTAACAAGGCAAATCACGTTGTGGCGAAAACTCGTTTCGATGATGATCAAGCAGCCAAAATTAGCATGGGGAATAAGCGCAGCGGCGGTTTTAATTAGCGTGAACTGGTTTGTATACATATGGGCGGTCAACCACGGACATGTCGTTGAAACAAGCTTAGGTTATTATATTAATCCGCTGGTGAGCGTCGTATTAGGAATGGTGGTATTAAAAGAACGGCTCAATGTATGGCAATGGATTTCCTTTTTTCTCGCCACCATCGGAGTTTGTATCATGACATTCCAATATGGCGCCCTTCCGTGGATTGCGCTATCGCTTGCCTTTTCCTTCGGCGTTTACGGGCTAGTGAAAAAACTGGCAAGCGTTGATTCTGCGGTTGGTTTGACGTTGGAAACGATGGTCATCACACCGATTTCTTTCATCTATTTGTTCGTTTTATATCACCATCATGCTTCGCTTTTATCGACGATCACTATTTGGCAGGCGTTATTATTGATCGGCGCTGGGCCGGCGACTGCCGTTCCGCTCTTATATTTCGCCAAAGGAGCGAAACGGATTTCGCTTACGATGCTCGGATTTCTCCAATATATTGCCCCGACGTTGACGTTATTATTTGGAATATTTTTGTTTCACGAAGCGTTTACGAAAGCGCATGTATACGCGTTTAGCTGCATTTGGGCGGCGCTTGTCATTTTTTCTTTTTCCAAAACAAAATGGATGCAAGGATGGCACGATAAATTCGTTAAACGGAATTCATTTGGAATGTAG